One window from the genome of Paenibacillus azoreducens encodes:
- a CDS encoding fructose-1,6-bisphosphatase has translation MEAQFLDLLAQKYDTEEKVITEIINLEAISNLPKGTEHFVSDLHGEFQAFQHVLRNGSGNVKEKIKDLFREVWTDNEINEFAALVYYPEEKIQLVKADLCNNQALNRWYRQTIEHMLKLISYASSKYTRSKLRKALPEQFVYIVEELLYKTDSTNNKDPYYEEIYRQIISLGQADKLIIGLAYTTQRLVVDHLHVVGDIYDRGPDPDKIMDTLINYHSVDIQWGNHDVLWIGAYAGSLVCLANIIRICARYDNLDIIEDVYGINLRPLLNLAEKYYDDNPAFRPKLQQGHNVSEQEILQITKIHQAIAMIQFKLEIPIIKRRPYFNMSERLLLEKIDYDKNEIKIRGKTYPLENTCFRAVNPQQPEQLLDEEQQVMEKLLFSVQHSEKLARHMNFLMKKGSFYLKYNGNLLIHGCIPLNEEGNMEEMQIEDKTYSGRQLIDVFEYYLRYAFAHPEETDDLATDMVWYIWTGEYSSLFGKREMTTFERYFIQDKETHKERKNPYYHLRENEEICRKILLEFDLNPDYGHIINGHTPVKEIRGENPIKANGKMLVIDGGFSKAYQSTTGIAGYTLLYNSFGMQLVAHKKFNSKEDVLCNGTDVLSVKRLVDKELERKLVRETNVGEKLLQKISNLKNLLEYRYMK, from the coding sequence TTGGAAGCGCAGTTTCTAGATTTATTGGCCCAAAAATACGATACGGAAGAAAAAGTCATAACAGAGATCATCAACCTTGAAGCGATCTCCAATCTTCCCAAGGGTACAGAGCATTTTGTCAGTGATTTGCACGGGGAGTTCCAGGCTTTTCAGCATGTACTAAGAAACGGTTCGGGTAATGTCAAAGAGAAAATCAAAGACTTATTCCGTGAGGTTTGGACGGATAATGAAATCAATGAATTTGCGGCGTTAGTTTATTATCCGGAAGAAAAAATACAGCTTGTAAAAGCAGACCTGTGCAATAACCAAGCCTTGAACCGGTGGTATAGACAAACGATTGAACACATGCTTAAGCTCATTTCTTATGCCTCTTCCAAATATACGCGCTCGAAATTGCGTAAAGCTCTGCCGGAGCAGTTTGTATATATTGTAGAAGAGCTTCTATACAAGACGGATTCGACCAACAATAAGGATCCTTATTATGAGGAAATATACCGGCAAATTATCTCCTTGGGCCAGGCGGACAAGCTCATTATCGGCCTTGCTTATACGACCCAGCGTCTGGTGGTTGACCATCTTCATGTGGTCGGAGATATCTATGACCGCGGGCCTGACCCCGATAAAATTATGGACACGCTGATCAACTACCATTCCGTAGACATTCAGTGGGGAAATCATGATGTCCTGTGGATAGGCGCCTATGCGGGCTCCCTGGTCTGTCTTGCGAATATTATCCGGATCTGCGCCAGATACGACAATCTGGACATCATCGAAGACGTATACGGAATCAATCTTCGCCCACTGCTGAACTTGGCGGAGAAGTACTATGATGATAATCCGGCCTTCAGACCGAAGCTGCAGCAAGGCCATAACGTATCAGAGCAGGAAATCCTGCAGATTACCAAAATTCATCAAGCCATTGCCATGATCCAGTTTAAGCTTGAAATCCCGATTATAAAGCGACGGCCATATTTTAATATGTCTGAAAGGCTTTTGCTTGAGAAGATCGATTACGACAAAAATGAAATCAAGATACGCGGAAAAACTTACCCGCTGGAAAACACCTGTTTCAGGGCCGTAAATCCGCAGCAGCCTGAACAATTGCTGGATGAAGAGCAGCAGGTGATGGAAAAGCTGCTATTCTCCGTTCAGCATTCCGAAAAGCTGGCCAGACATATGAATTTTCTTATGAAGAAAGGCAGTTTTTATTTAAAATACAACGGGAATCTGTTAATCCACGGCTGTATACCTTTGAATGAAGAAGGAAACATGGAAGAAATGCAGATTGAAGACAAGACGTATTCGGGCCGCCAGCTGATCGATGTCTTTGAGTATTATTTACGTTACGCCTTTGCGCATCCGGAGGAGACGGATGATCTGGCTACGGATATGGTATGGTACATCTGGACAGGGGAATACTCCTCGCTCTTTGGAAAGAGAGAAATGACCACCTTTGAACGGTACTTTATCCAAGATAAAGAAACCCATAAGGAGAGAAAGAACCCTTACTACCATTTGCGTGAAAATGAAGAAATCTGCCGGAAAATCCTGCTGGAGTTTGATTTGAATCCGGATTATGGACATATCATTAACGGCCACACTCCGGTTAAAGAAATTCGTGGAGAGAACCCGATTAAAGCTAACGGGAAAATGCTCGTCATTGACGGCGGTTTTTCCAAAGCCTATCAATCCACAACGGGCATCGCCGGATATACCTTGTTGTATAATTCCTTTGGGATGCAGCTCGTCGCCCATAAGAAATTTAATTCAAAAGAAGATGTGTTATGTAACGGAACAGACGTATTGTCTGTAAAAAGACTGGTGGACAAAGAACTGGAGCGGAAGCTGGTGAGGGAAACCAATGTCGGGGAGAAGCTTCTGCAGAAAATCTCAAATCTGAAGAATCTCCTGGAATATCGCTACATGAAATGA